Proteins from a single region of Streptomyces spectabilis:
- a CDS encoding heavy-metal-associated domain-containing protein: MTANAQTSQPGAVTTVYDVKGMTCGHCESAVNSEISEIAGVSSVQAVAATGKVTVVSAAPLDEEAVRAAIDEAGYELAGTTA; the protein is encoded by the coding sequence ATGACCGCCAACGCCCAGACCTCGCAGCCCGGCGCCGTCACCACCGTGTACGACGTGAAGGGGATGACTTGCGGCCACTGCGAGTCCGCGGTCAACAGCGAGATCTCCGAGATCGCGGGCGTCAGCTCGGTCCAGGCCGTCGCCGCCACCGGCAAGGTGACCGTGGTCTCCGCGGCCCCGCTCGACGAGGAGGCCGTCCGCGCCGCGATCGACGAGGCCGGTTACGAACTGGCCGGCACGACCGCCTGA